The Planctomycetota bacterium genome contains a region encoding:
- a CDS encoding archaemetzincin, whose protein sequence is MPSVRVILWSIVVLLILAAGVLYLVIRPIAETPTDVAWFSDTADVEPLPTPGPLDWLANYEEAGQNFAEYVASDPPVPTDDRRMIYLLPIGDDIGPLNQIADGLADFTGLPVAVLEPWLPAPSEIESRENAGQTQWLTHDILAELKRRLPDDAFCILGLTVTDLWTGPGSNFVFGQASLRNRVGVQSFARYGEPGSPDFRKRSFKVIAHETAHMFGIRHCIAHHCLMNGSNSRPEMDAKPMTLCPVCLHKLHHAVGFDVVRRYEDVADHLRGIGDEESAGWIERRVSRLQP, encoded by the coding sequence ATGCCGAGTGTTCGCGTCATCCTTTGGTCGATCGTGGTCTTGCTCATCTTGGCCGCGGGGGTGCTGTACCTCGTCATCCGTCCGATCGCCGAGACGCCGACCGACGTTGCGTGGTTCTCGGACACCGCCGACGTTGAGCCATTGCCGACACCGGGGCCGCTGGACTGGCTGGCGAATTATGAGGAAGCCGGACAGAACTTCGCCGAGTACGTCGCGAGTGACCCGCCGGTGCCCACGGACGATCGGCGGATGATCTACCTGTTGCCGATCGGCGACGACATCGGGCCGCTGAATCAGATCGCCGACGGGCTTGCCGACTTCACGGGGTTGCCGGTCGCAGTGCTCGAGCCTTGGTTGCCGGCCCCGAGCGAGATCGAGAGCCGGGAGAACGCTGGCCAGACGCAATGGCTCACCCACGACATTCTTGCCGAACTCAAGCGCCGGCTCCCCGACGATGCATTCTGCATCCTCGGGCTCACCGTGACCGACCTGTGGACTGGGCCGGGCAGCAACTTCGTTTTCGGCCAGGCATCGCTCCGCAACCGCGTGGGCGTGCAGAGCTTCGCCCGCTATGGCGAACCGGGCAGCCCCGACTTCCGCAAGCGAAGCTTCAAAGTTATCGCCCACGAGACCGCCCACATGTTCGGCATCCGACACTGCATCGCGCACCACTGCCTGATGAACGGCTCGAACAGCCGCCCCGAGATGGACGCCAAGCCGATGACGCTCTGCCCGGTCTGCCTGCACAAACTGCACCATGCCGTCGGCTTCGACGTGGTGCGGCGTTACGAAGACGTCGCCGATCATCTGCGGGGGATCGGCGACGAAGAATCGGCGGGTTGGATCGAGCGGCGCGTCAGTCGTCTGCAACCTTGA
- a CDS encoding DUF6655 family protein, whose protein sequence is MNPSTVLLLLVFLAGCSTIRTTDPPRTATELFLLNKATELAVEQLSFAELRDRQIFVSAEYVYGTFQPSQEQAYLMGEVRARLLNSGARLVNRREDAEIIAEVRVQSLGIDRLEYLFGLPAITAASDELAGDGEAVVIPEIAFLRNLRQKGFSALAIVTYWREGGELVSSTPVVVGKTSREDFWIFGVGPQTVGNIPPADQ, encoded by the coding sequence ATGAACCCGTCGACCGTTCTCTTGCTGCTCGTCTTTCTCGCGGGTTGTTCGACCATCCGAACCACCGATCCCCCGCGGACCGCGACCGAGCTGTTTTTGCTGAACAAAGCCACGGAACTCGCGGTCGAACAGCTCAGCTTCGCGGAACTGCGTGACCGACAGATTTTCGTCTCGGCGGAGTACGTCTACGGCACGTTTCAACCGAGCCAGGAACAGGCGTACCTCATGGGTGAGGTTCGTGCCCGGTTGCTCAACAGCGGGGCAAGGCTGGTCAATCGCCGCGAAGATGCCGAGATCATCGCCGAGGTTCGCGTCCAGTCGCTGGGCATCGACCGCCTTGAGTATCTCTTCGGCCTGCCGGCAATCACCGCCGCGAGTGATGAACTGGCCGGAGACGGTGAAGCGGTGGTAATTCCGGAGATCGCCTTCCTGCGGAACTTGCGCCAGAAAGGCTTCTCTGCCTTGGCGATCGTAACCTATTGGCGTGAGGGCGGTGAACTCGTGAGCAGCACCCCGGTGGTGGTCGGCAAGACCAGCCGCGAGGATTTCTGGATCTTCGGAGTCGGCCCGCAAACCGTCGGCAACATCCCGCCCGCCGACCAGTAG
- a CDS encoding ATP-binding protein, whose protein sequence is MSVLRPSCPPATVALLAEVNVLSYDQGYWAGLVVGTLLGAILVGGLAATIGYWGYRRFVLLERRTREAERLAELGQLTGGLAHEIKNPLSTIGLNLQLLDEELDEIPHVPQRSHKRLNTVHSEAIRLREILDDFLRYAGRVEVETAPHDLGQLIEDVADFFAPQAASQNVVLNVNRPDIALTAQIDEKQIKQAVLNLALNAVQHMPDGGRLELAARAIGKWYELRVTDTGPGIAAEDQPKIFGAYYSKRKGGTGLGLAMVRRIADAHNGEVALDSQVGRGSTFTIRLPV, encoded by the coding sequence ATGTCGGTCCTTCGACCAAGTTGTCCACCCGCGACCGTCGCGCTACTTGCTGAAGTCAACGTCTTGTCGTACGACCAGGGCTATTGGGCCGGGTTGGTCGTCGGGACGTTGTTGGGTGCGATCCTTGTCGGCGGATTGGCCGCGACGATCGGCTATTGGGGCTATCGGCGTTTCGTGTTGCTCGAACGCCGAACCCGGGAGGCCGAGCGGCTCGCCGAGCTCGGCCAACTCACCGGCGGACTCGCTCACGAGATCAAGAACCCGCTCTCGACCATCGGCCTCAACCTGCAGCTGCTCGACGAGGAACTCGATGAGATTCCGCACGTCCCGCAACGCTCCCACAAACGCCTGAACACCGTTCACAGCGAGGCCATCCGACTGCGCGAGATCCTCGACGATTTCCTGCGCTACGCCGGCAGGGTGGAGGTCGAAACCGCACCGCACGATCTCGGCCAACTCATCGAAGACGTCGCCGACTTCTTCGCCCCGCAAGCAGCTTCGCAGAACGTGGTTCTTAACGTCAACCGCCCGGACATCGCACTCACGGCGCAGATCGACGAGAAGCAGATCAAGCAGGCGGTGCTGAACCTCGCGCTCAATGCCGTGCAGCACATGCCCGATGGCGGTCGGCTCGAACTGGCCGCCCGCGCGATCGGCAAGTGGTACGAGCTGCGCGTCACCGACACCGGCCCCGGCATCGCCGCCGAGGATCAGCCGAAAATCTTCGGCGCTTACTACAGCAAACGCAAGGGCGGCACAGGCCTCGGTCTCGCGATGGTCCGCCGCATCGCAGACGCCCACAACGGCGAAGTTGCCCTCGATTCGCAAGTCGGTCGGGGGAGCACATTCACGATCCGTCTGCCAGTCTGA
- a CDS encoding alpha/beta hydrolase: MNPSLEPLWPDVETSDPRSAVTLRWMPVAEHRSACLVLPGGGYGSHADHEAETIGDWLKELGISAAVLRYRIAPNRHPAPLIDAAEAMRQVRRRVGQVPVGVIGFSAGGHLASTLATHHNETYVGTTARPDYLVLCYPVIDLLTAAAHLGSRQNLLADLQTTELLTHLSSEQHVTAQTPPTFLWHTAEDAVVAPVHNTMFAAALAEKGVPFELHVYERGRHGLGLCLDPDDPPEVADWANRCGVWLRRHGWGR, encoded by the coding sequence ATGAACCCGTCGTTGGAACCCCTTTGGCCGGACGTGGAAACGAGTGACCCGAGGTCGGCGGTGACCCTGCGCTGGATGCCCGTCGCCGAACATCGGTCGGCGTGTCTTGTACTGCCGGGCGGTGGTTACGGTTCGCACGCCGATCACGAAGCGGAGACCATCGGCGATTGGCTCAAGGAACTCGGCATCTCCGCCGCCGTCCTTCGTTACCGTATCGCGCCCAACCGACACCCTGCCCCGTTGATCGATGCCGCCGAAGCGATGCGACAAGTTCGCCGACGCGTCGGCCAAGTTCCCGTCGGCGTCATCGGCTTCAGTGCCGGCGGGCATCTCGCCAGTACCTTGGCGACGCATCACAACGAAACGTATGTCGGTACGACGGCCCGGCCCGACTACCTCGTGCTGTGCTATCCCGTGATCGATCTGCTTACCGCCGCGGCACACTTGGGCAGCAGGCAGAACTTGCTCGCCGACTTACAAACAACTGAATTGCTCACGCACCTCAGTAGCGAGCAACATGTGACCGCCCAAACGCCGCCGACATTTCTCTGGCACACGGCCGAGGATGCGGTCGTCGCCCCAGTTCACAACACGATGTTCGCCGCGGCCTTGGCCGAGAAGGGGGTGCCGTTCGAACTGCACGTCTATGAGCGGGGCCGGCACGGGTTGGGGCTATGTCTCGACCCCGATGACCCGCCTGAAGTCGCGGATTGGGCGAATCGCTGCGGGGTTTGGCTCAGACGTCACGGCTGGGGCCGATAA
- a CDS encoding sigma-54 dependent transcriptional regulator, with translation MADAKKAEHQARVLIVDDETDHADVMCEALIRMGHKCDVTYNLTEAEERLGQKKFDVIVTDMRMDGPHDGLELIKRSRDLTPPPPVILVTAVNDVPTSKAALQEGAYDYITKPLDLDEFRAQVNRAAESSALRQQNEVLEAELMDRGGFEGIIGKSPGIQNVIKTAKQIAPSDIPVLITGESGTGKELIARAIHDHSQRRRKRLVALNCAGLAETILEDELFGHVKGAYTGAQGDRAGRFEHADKGTLFLDEVGDMPQSMQAKLLRVLENGEVVRLGSNEPKEVDVRLVSATNRNLQQMVDDGSFRQDLYFRIKGVTVHLPPLRERREDIPLLTHFFLKQSAEKYGKDIAGVTAEAQQKLMGFSWPGNVRQLKTAIEEMVVLATDSELGIEQIPEEIKGANGTVADAGMSGLVGISVQQAEKELIRNTLEMTDGNREKAAKMLGIGERTLYRKIKEYELK, from the coding sequence ATGGCAGATGCCAAGAAAGCCGAGCACCAGGCCCGGGTGCTCATCGTCGACGACGAGACCGACCATGCCGACGTCATGTGCGAGGCGTTGATCCGCATGGGGCACAAGTGCGACGTGACCTACAACCTCACCGAAGCCGAGGAGCGGCTCGGGCAGAAGAAGTTCGACGTCATCGTCACCGACATGCGGATGGACGGCCCGCACGATGGGCTGGAGCTGATCAAACGCAGCCGCGACCTGACCCCGCCGCCGCCGGTGATCTTGGTCACCGCCGTGAACGACGTCCCGACCAGCAAGGCCGCGCTGCAAGAAGGGGCGTACGACTACATCACCAAGCCGCTCGACCTCGACGAGTTCCGCGCCCAGGTCAACCGCGCCGCCGAGTCCAGCGCATTGCGTCAGCAGAACGAAGTCCTCGAAGCCGAGCTCATGGATCGCGGCGGCTTCGAGGGGATAATCGGCAAGTCGCCCGGCATCCAGAACGTCATCAAGACCGCCAAGCAGATCGCACCCTCCGACATCCCCGTGCTCATCACCGGCGAGTCCGGCACCGGCAAGGAACTCATCGCCCGCGCCATCCACGACCACTCACAACGTCGACGCAAACGCTTGGTCGCGCTCAACTGCGCCGGCCTCGCCGAGACGATTTTGGAGGACGAGCTCTTCGGCCACGTGAAGGGCGCATACACCGGTGCCCAGGGCGACCGCGCGGGCCGGTTTGAACACGCCGACAAAGGCACGCTCTTCCTCGACGAGGTCGGCGACATGCCCCAGTCCATGCAGGCCAAGCTCCTGCGCGTTTTGGAGAACGGCGAGGTCGTCCGCCTCGGCTCCAACGAGCCGAAGGAGGTCGACGTCCGCCTCGTGAGCGCGACCAACCGCAACCTCCAACAGATGGTCGACGACGGCAGCTTCCGTCAGGACCTGTACTTCCGCATCAAGGGCGTGACCGTGCATCTGCCGCCATTGCGCGAACGGCGTGAGGACATCCCGCTGCTCACGCACTTCTTCCTCAAGCAGTCGGCCGAGAAATACGGCAAGGACATCGCCGGTGTCACCGCCGAGGCCCAGCAGAAACTCATGGGCTTCAGTTGGCCCGGCAACGTCCGCCAACTCAAAACCGCCATCGAGGAGATGGTCGTCCTCGCCACCGACAGCGAACTCGGCATCGAGCAGATTCCCGAAGAGATCAAGGGCGCCAACGGCACGGTCGCCGACGCCGGCATGTCCGGCCTCGTTGGCATCTCCGTCCAGCAAGCCGAGAAGGAACTCATCCGCAACACCCTCGAAATGACCGACGGCAACCGCGAAAAAGCCGCCAAAATGCTCGGCATCGGCGAACGCACGCTCTACCGGAAGATCAAGGAGTACGAGCTTAAGTAG
- a CDS encoding redoxin domain-containing protein, translating into MGLFRAIAAAFVAAFPLVALAAPEFPPGVWSDGGDYSIDDFDGKVLVLVFYDDGCSKCAASTEEYAKLQEAFEDEPVYVFAVAVNDSETSAAQYAKTNGMGVPVFVDNAGLLTAAYGLDIPHDGNRKFMVVRPDGSIRNCGFMPNHATDHVGELAEDVATMFDFSDVPEIFVPVLRDIEIGKWGRALRTAEPGLRSPDDAVREATERLFVTAEEQADVLLAEAAEANDAGDALAAMLKYETVVEEFSVFPDRVTAARKAARPLQKHPDVQKEMAARERYAMLTNGLRQATPQQADDVRAFARKLVTEFPDTPTAKRVEGWLKVADD; encoded by the coding sequence ATGGGACTTTTCCGCGCGATTGCCGCCGCTTTCGTTGCCGCCTTTCCGCTGGTCGCCCTAGCCGCGCCGGAGTTCCCGCCGGGCGTCTGGAGCGACGGTGGGGATTACTCGATCGACGACTTCGACGGCAAGGTCCTCGTGCTCGTGTTCTACGACGACGGGTGCAGCAAGTGCGCCGCCTCGACTGAGGAGTACGCGAAGCTGCAGGAGGCGTTCGAAGACGAGCCGGTGTACGTGTTCGCAGTCGCGGTCAACGACAGCGAAACATCGGCCGCGCAATACGCCAAGACCAACGGGATGGGCGTGCCGGTCTTCGTCGACAACGCCGGCCTGCTCACCGCCGCGTACGGCCTGGACATCCCGCACGACGGCAACCGGAAGTTCATGGTCGTGCGTCCCGACGGCTCGATCCGCAACTGCGGCTTCATGCCGAACCACGCGACGGATCACGTCGGCGAGTTGGCCGAGGACGTTGCGACGATGTTCGACTTCAGCGACGTGCCGGAGATTTTCGTGCCGGTGTTGCGGGACATCGAGATCGGCAAGTGGGGCCGGGCGCTGCGGACGGCCGAGCCGGGACTGCGATCGCCGGACGATGCGGTGCGGGAAGCCACCGAGCGGCTGTTCGTCACCGCCGAGGAGCAGGCGGACGTGTTGCTCGCCGAAGCGGCCGAAGCCAACGATGCCGGCGACGCCCTGGCCGCGATGCTCAAGTACGAGACGGTCGTCGAGGAGTTCAGCGTCTTCCCCGACCGCGTCACCGCCGCCCGCAAAGCCGCCCGGCCGTTGCAGAAACATCCCGACGTCCAGAAAGAGATGGCCGCGCGGGAGCGGTACGCCATGCTGACCAACGGCCTGCGCCAAGCCACGCCACAGCAGGCCGACGACGTCCGTGCCTTCGCCCGCAAACTCGTCACCGAATTCCCCGACACGCCAACCGCGAAGCGAGTCGAGGGCTGGCTCAAGGTTGCAGACGACTGA